Part of the Niallia alba genome is shown below.
ATTTGCATTTTCGTTAAGACAATATCATAGTTATCTTCTTGTTCTTTTAAAGAGACTTCAAATTTATCTAAACTAATATAATGATTTCTTCCCTTTAACAAGGTATAAGTAATGGGAAAAGGAAGAAGATTTTTAAGCAACGGCAAATCCTTACGAAAAAGTTGTTCTTGTAATTGAGTAGTAAATGTACTAATAATTACTTGTTTTTTATGCTCTATCGCAAAATAAGCAGCCGGTACTAAATAGCCAAGTGACTTTCCAACGCCCGTTCCAGCTTCAATAAGTCCATGCTGATTATCCATTAGTGCTCGATGAACCACATTCATCATTTTTAATTGCCCTTCTCTTTTCTGATAAAAAGACAATGAATCTCTCATGCGTTTTTCAATTATATCCATATCAAAAGAAACTGAATAGTCTTTTCCTTGATTACCAGCTAGGTTATTAGGCAAGCGTTTAAGGGTTAATCCCCGATATACCTCCCAGTTTTCAGGTATATATTCTACTTTTGATTGTTTCTCTTGCAGCAGAGCTTGTAAATAAATATCTAAATCGCTTTTTAGCGATGAGCTTAAGAATTCTAATTTTTTTGTTGTTACTTGAGGCAGTGCGTTCAGCTTCTCCAATAATAATAGCAATAGTTCTGCTGTCACATAGGCATCACTATCTGCCTGATGTGGTCTACTATGGACAATCCCTTCTTGTGCTGCAAGATCCGTTAATTTATAACTGTCTGCAGTTGGGTATAAAATCCTTGCTAGTTCGACTGTGTCAAGAATAGGTCCATAAAATTGCCTGAAGCCAGCTTGTTCTAACTCTTCATTTAGAAAAGATAAATCAAACAACACATTATGTGCGACAAAATATGCATCTTCTAATAAACAAACAATTTTATCAGCTATCTCTTCAAAAATTGGTGCTGAATCCACCATTTCATCTGTTATCCCAGTCAATTCTTCAATAAACGGTGAAATCGGCTGGAGAGGATTTAATAACGAAGAGTATTCCTCTACTATTTTCCCATTCTCGATAACAACCGCGGCAAACTGGATAATTCGATCCCCTTTTCTCGGTGAATTACCGTTTGTCTCCAAATCAACTACTACAAATTTGTTACTCATTACGTCCACCTCAAACTTTCAGTCATTCAAACGGTATCATAAAAATGAGAAAAGGGAAAGATGTTAGTTCTTTATGTAAGAATTCTTTTTATTGTTCTTCCTATAGTTTGAATTCAAAATTAGAAAAAACACAATAAAAAATCCCAACAATCATACGAAATTTTGTTAACACTTCGTATGATTGTTGGGGGTTATCTTTAGCTGAAAGATTTATATTCCAGCCTCGATTTATTACAAGACTGTCTTTTCTGGTTCTTGGTGAAGAATAGTTGTAATGCGATTATATTCATCCATAATAGCAACTTTAGGTTGATGATGAATTAGCTCTTCGTTTGAAACATAACAATAAGAAATAATAATAACGATATCACCGACTTGTACAAGTCTTGCTGCTGCTCCATTTAAACAAATAGTCCCGGTTCCTCTCTTTCCAGGGATAATATATGTTTCTAATCTTGCTCCATTATTGTTATTTACAATTTGGACTTTTTCATTCGCTACCATTCCAACTGCATCTAAAATATCCTCATCGATTGTAATACTGCCAACATAATTTAAGTTTGCTTCCGTTACAGTTGCTCGATGGATTTTTCCGTTCATCATTATCCGAAACATTTGGATAACCCTCCATTATCGTAATATGTTTATCTAGGTGCATTGCTTAATTCAAAGATAATATTATCTATTAATCTCGCATTACTAAATTGAACTGCAATCGCAATTATAACCTTCCCTGTTCGCTCCTTTAGCTGCTCTAATTGAGGATAGGTTAGTATCTCAAAGTAGTCGACCTTTCCACTTGACTCTTTTTCGACGAGTGCAATAATGGAATTCTTTAGTGCTTCTACATCAACATTCCCTTTTATTAATTCACCTCTAGCAATACTAAGCGATTTATATAGAATTCCAGCTTCTTGCCTTTCCGTTGGAGTTAAGCGAATATTTCTAGAGCTCTTTGCTAATCCATCTTCTTCTCTAACAGTATTAACAGCAACTAGATTAATAGGAAAATGAAAGTCTTCAATTAATCCATCTACAACAGCAACTTGCTGTGCATCTTTTTTGCCAAAATAAACATTTGTCGGTTGTGCTAAATGGAACAGTTTCATCAAAACCGTTGCTACCCCATCAAAATGACCCGGTCTCGATCTGCCACATAGACAATCTGTACGTCGTTCCACTTTTACTGTCACAGACATTTGCACAGGATACATTGCTTCGACAGCTGGATGAAATAAATAATCTACGCCTTCTTCCATTGCCACCTGTTTATCATGCTCAAAGTCTCGTGGATATGAAGCTAAATCTTCCTTTGGTCCAAACTGCAATGGATTCACAAACACACTCATGATAACAATATCATTTTGCTCTCTGGCAGCTCTGAGAAGTGCTCGATGACCATCATGAAGATAACCCATCGTTGGAACAAATCCAATTGTTACTTGATCCTTTTTTAATTGAGTTGAAAGCTCCTGCAATTGCTGTGGGTTAGTGATAATGTTCATT
Proteins encoded:
- the panD gene encoding aspartate 1-decarboxylase gives rise to the protein MFRIMMNGKIHRATVTEANLNYVGSITIDEDILDAVGMVANEKVQIVNNNNGARLETYIIPGKRGTGTICLNGAAARLVQVGDIVIIISYCYVSNEELIHHQPKVAIMDEYNRITTILHQEPEKTVL
- the panC gene encoding pantoate--beta-alanine ligase; translated protein: MNIITNPQQLQELSTQLKKDQVTIGFVPTMGYLHDGHRALLRAAREQNDIVIMSVFVNPLQFGPKEDLASYPRDFEHDKQVAMEEGVDYLFHPAVEAMYPVQMSVTVKVERRTDCLCGRSRPGHFDGVATVLMKLFHLAQPTNVYFGKKDAQQVAVVDGLIEDFHFPINLVAVNTVREEDGLAKSSRNIRLTPTERQEAGILYKSLSIARGELIKGNVDVEALKNSIIALVEKESSGKVDYFEILTYPQLEQLKERTGKVIIAIAVQFSNARLIDNIIFELSNAPR